The Arthrobacter burdickii genomic interval GACTACCTCAACAGGGTCGAGGCGGCAGCTGCCGCCGCGGTGCAGCGCGGTGACGACGACGCCGCCCGCGCAGCGATCCGTGAGTCGATGACGGCACGACGACGCCTGGAGACACTCACGAAGCAGCTGCAGGAAGCGGGGCAGCAGGCCCGCCGGCTCCATGACGACGTGCAGCGGCTGGAGGAGCGCGTGAGGCAGAACGCGATGGACTACGACGCCCTGCGCGCCCGCCGCGCGGCGGCACAGGCGGCCATCGGCGTCCACGATGCGCTTGCCTCCTCGTCGCGGGAGGCAGCGGCGATCGACGCCGCGCGCCGCAGCGCCGAACTCGAGGTCAGGCGCTTCGAGGCGCAGGCCCAGGCCCGCGAGGAGCTGTCGTGGACCGACCCGTCATCGCCGCGACTCCAGCAGGCCTTCGAGGAGCTCGAAGCCGAGGCGGCCGCCCAGCAGGAGCTCGAGGACCTCAAGCGGAGGAACTCCCGAGGCTATCCTCCAGGGCAGCACTGAGGGCCCGGAGGACTGCGTCGTCGACGTCCTCCTCCCGGCGGAGCCGGATGCGCCACGCGAACGGGTCACTGGTGCGGACCGGTTCGAGCCCCGGGAGATCCGGCACCGCCAGGCGGAAGAACAGGTCCACCGCGGTCCTGGTGGTGGGCGTGACCTGCGCGAACTTCCGGCGCGACGTCTGCAGTGACACATAGGTCTTGCGCATCTGGATGACGGTCCCGGGGGTCTCGGCGGCCCACAGGAGGAGCCGGTCCGCGATGGGTTTCAGGTGCGGCCGGTCCGCGTACTGGCCGTCATAGAGTTCGTCGGCGGATCGGAGGAAGAACTCCGGGAGCCCGAAGACCTCCCAGTCGACGCTCATCAGGTTGTACCCGGTGACACCCTGGTCCTTCAGCCAGTGGGACAGCTCGTCGCGGCCGGTGATCCCCGCCTCGCGTGCCGCAGTCGCCCACTCCGCCGGCGTCCGGCCCGTCGTGCGGAGGAGGCGCGCGGCATTCGTGTCCACCATCGGCTGCCAGCTCCGTATCTCGCTCATGTCCCCACTGTACTGGCGCCCCGCTTGCCGCCGGTGGCGCTATCGATGAGCGGGGGATGCGAAGCACGGAGAAGCCTGGGAGGGCGTTGCTACACTCGGGCGATGACAGAGCTGAGCGGGTCCCACGTCCTCGTCGTCGGCGCTACCGGGGTGCTCGGCGCGGAGCTGTCGCGCCAGCTGGCGGCCCAGGGCGCCCAGCTCACGCTCTCCGGCCGGTCCGAGGAAAAGCTTGCGCAGCTCGCGGAGGAACTCGGCGACGCCGTCGTCGGTCGCGCTGCCGCCGACCTGGGGAAGCTGACCGGTCCCGCGGACATCGCTGCCGCCGTCTACGGACGGGAGCTCGACGGGGTGGTCTTCGCGTCCGGGGTCGTCGCCTTCGGTCCCGCCGTCGAGGTGGACGACGACACCCTCGACGAACTCGTGCTCGTCAACCTCCTCGGCTACATGCGGCTCATGCGCGATGTGGCCCCGAAGCTGGGCAGGGACTCGTTCGTGGCCCAGATCAGCGCCGTCGTCGCCGAGAGCCCGACGGCGGGCATGGCCGCGTACTCGGCCACCAAGGCCGGCCTCAGTGCCTACGGCAAGGCGCTGACGCTGGAGCTCCGGAAGCAGGGTGTCCGGGTGCTGGATGCCCGTCCGCCGCACACCGAGACCGGGCTGGCGTCGAGGCCCATCGCCGGGGACGCCCCGAAGCTTCCGAAGGGCAAGGACCCGGTGGCAGTCGCCGGGCGCATCGTCACCGCTATCCGGGAGGGCGAGAGGGACCTGCCGTCGTCGGCGTTCTGACACGCGGCTCCCTGGTCGGATGGGCTGACCGTCCAGATCAGGTCGACCGCGAACCAGAGGTCACGGACCGGAGGCCACGGACCGGACGCGCAGGGAGCCATGGCTCAGTGGTGTTCCGCTCTGATGGCGCGGTCACGGCCC includes:
- a CDS encoding PspA/IM30 family protein, producing MSIRRRITRIMQANRSAAAESRQDPSVQAQDAQLAQRRLLDQARRGAADVAAHHHRVGLAANDAADYLNRVEAAAAAAVQRGDDDAARAAIRESMTARRRLETLTKQLQEAGQQARRLHDDVQRLEERVRQNAMDYDALRARRAAAQAAIGVHDALASSSREAAAIDAARRSAELEVRRFEAQAQAREELSWTDPSSPRLQQAFEELEAEAAAQQELEDLKRRNSRGYPPGQH
- a CDS encoding SDR family NAD(P)-dependent oxidoreductase; protein product: MTELSGSHVLVVGATGVLGAELSRQLAAQGAQLTLSGRSEEKLAQLAEELGDAVVGRAAADLGKLTGPADIAAAVYGRELDGVVFASGVVAFGPAVEVDDDTLDELVLVNLLGYMRLMRDVAPKLGRDSFVAQISAVVAESPTAGMAAYSATKAGLSAYGKALTLELRKQGVRVLDARPPHTETGLASRPIAGDAPKLPKGKDPVAVAGRIVTAIREGERDLPSSAF